The nucleotide window tTTGCAAGGTGGTTAAATATAAACGCCTCCGTAAATAAAAtgaccgcctcggtaaatcgattTTGTGAGACGGTCATTTTTTGGTGCCTCGGTAAATAAATGACCACATCCGTTAATCGTCGAGCATTTTACACGATGGTTGGATCTTATGACCGCCTCAGTTAATTTTTGGACAGTACCTCGTAAAatcatttttatagtagtccccTTAGGCCAGATCCAGTGGTGGGCGAAGGTGGAGGGCGGCGCCACCTCCTTCGAAGGCGGCTAGATCCGGTTGAGGGCGGCGGCGCGGATGCGTCTCAGAGGGCGGACGTGGCGGCGGGCTCGAAGCACCGTGGCCCGGCGCAGACGCAGCGGCAACAGGCTTGGAGCGGGGCTGTGCGGACGGGACGGTGGCAGGCTTGATTGGGCTCGACGTCAGGCTCAATTGGGCTCGCTCCCCTaggctttttaaaaaaaaaaatcgattAAAGTAGGCCTGCATTAGGACGCCGGACTCGTAGTCGCTCCTTGATTGAGCAGTTAGTTGTATACGTGACCGACAAGGATTGTAAATTCTTTTATTATTAACATGTTGTAATCGAGTCAAATATTGGAATCCGATCCTGTTTCAGAAACAAGAGAGCTGCTATATATATCTGCATAAATAAATCTTAGAAACCTTGTTATCTGCATCGATCCTAGAGTACGTAGGTCGTCGCCGCCGTGTGTTTAGTAACAAATAACAAAAAGCCGGTGATATGTCGCCGTTAGCGTTCAGCTACGTGCCCTTAGATGCGACGTCGTCTCCGGAGGCAGAGGAGGTCTCGGTGTCCACCGTCGCCGCCACGGCGGTCGCCACCGGTCACCTCATGCTCAAGCTGGAGGGCTACTCGCGGCTCAAGGCGAGGCACGGCGGGAACGGCAGCTACATAGAGTCCTCTGCGTCCAAGGTCGGAGGTCACACCTGGACGATCCGTTGCTACCTCAACGGCAGAAAAAAGGAGGACGCCGGCTTCGTCTCGCTGTTCCTGCACCTCTGTAGTGACCccgacgccgccgtcgtcctcgccGAGTGCGAGTTCGCTCTGGTGCGTCACCAGGGCACGCCGCCGGCGTTCGCTCACCAGGGCAAGCCGAGCACAGCGTCGCACGGCTTACGCTCGGACACCGTCGTCTATGGAGGCCAATGCGGTACCGGTGGCTGGGGTTTGTTGCGGTTCATCAGCGTGGAGGAGCTGGAGCGGTCCATGTTCC belongs to Miscanthus floridulus cultivar M001 chromosome 4, ASM1932011v1, whole genome shotgun sequence and includes:
- the LOC136547972 gene encoding BTB/POZ and MATH domain-containing protein 6-like, with protein sequence MSPLAFSYVPLDATSSPEAEEVSVSTVAATAVATGHLMLKLEGYSRLKARHGGNGSYIESSASKVGGHTWTIRCYLNGRKKEDAGFVSLFLHLCSDPDAAVVLAECEFALVRHQGTPPAFAHQGKPSTASHGLRSDTVVYGGQCGTGGWGLLRFISVEELERSMFLRDDCFAVRCTVTVVREQTVKEKAVQPHDLARLGMLCKCDDDLCKRHHDRSTETFLERFAKLCHYICRGTV